One window of Suricata suricatta isolate VVHF042 chromosome 6, meerkat_22Aug2017_6uvM2_HiC, whole genome shotgun sequence genomic DNA carries:
- the SPZ1 gene encoding spermatogenic leucine zipper protein 1, whose translation MEVSALSETLKPTPDLNQESLDPRIIIALFEIGSLTPVFQGSLPWVNNSDHQVTEQQTAQKFENLLKEIKDIIKSVTSCGEKITEATDSFEETCISEDVSELREKIGELDKINKVFLNDSIDNSDLEKEQNAKKQEIILENQNSKDMVQGFRRDLVNHPEGNRPLNETQLNKEKANYRHLYVPEENSKLRSNMEQLLQEAEHWNIQHTELSELIRSYQKSQKDIQETLENDGVHFQTQPNNEVSAKQELEEQVKKLEHDTYALHLIAALLENECQILEQRVELFKELHHQKEGTWQERPTQTNHEQDKEKQKLSETEYTGKKQERDGMSQKKDKVCKSLDACSKKALHNRLNTRIARRAWKKRSSSSLT comes from the coding sequence ATGGAAGTGTCCGCCCTCTCCGAAACTCTTAAACCTACTCCTGATCTCAATCAAGAGTCCTTGGACCCTCGGATTATCATTGCCTTATTTGAAATTGGATCACTTACACCTGTCTTCCAGGGTTCTCTCCCTTGGGTAAATAATAGTGACCATCAAGTAACTGAACAACAGACTGCACAGAAGTTTGAAAatctcttaaaagaaattaaagatatcaTTAAAAGTGTGACAAGTTGTGGAGAGAAGATCACAGAAGCAACCGATTCTTTTGAGGAAACCTGTATTTCTGAGGATGTGTCAGAACTCAGAGAAAAAATCGGAGAACTTGATAAGATAAATAAAGTGTTCCTGAATGACTCAATTGATAATTCAGACCTAGAGAAAGAACAGaatgcaaagaaacaggagaTTATATTGGAAAACCAGAATTCCAAGGACATGGTACAAGGTTTTAGAAGGGATTTGGTAAATCATCCAGAAGGAAACAGACCCCTTAATGAAACCCAACTaaataaggaaaaagcaaattacAGACACCTTTATGTTCCAGAAGAAAACAGCAAACTTAGGAGCAACATGGAGCAGTTACTACAGGAAGCAGAACACTGGAATATACAACATACTGAGCTTAGTGAACTAATAAGATCATATCAGAAATCACAGAAAGACATACAAGAAACTCTTGAAAATGATGGAGTGCATTTCCAAACTCAACCAAATAACGAGGTGTCAGCTAAGCAGGAACTAGAGGAACAAGTGAAGAAACTGGAACATGACACGTATGCATTGCATTTGATTGCAGCTTTGCTGGAAAATGAATGCCAAATCTTAGAGCAGAGAGTAGAGCTTTTCAAGGAACTCCATCATCAGAAAGAGGGAACTTGGCAAGAAAGGCCAACTCAGACAAATCATGAACAGGacaaggagaaacagaagctATCAGAAACAGAGTATAcgggaaaaaagcaagaaagagatgGTATGTCTCAGAAAAAAGACAAGGTCTGCAAAAGCCTGGATGCTTGTAGCAAGAAGGCACTTCATAATCGCCTCAATACTCGAATTGCAAGAAGAGCTTGGAAAAAGAGGTCATCCAgcagcctaacttag